A stretch of the Psychroserpens sp. Hel_I_66 genome encodes the following:
- a CDS encoding nucleoside transporter C-terminal domain-containing protein: MKHFLLAITAIFFGITLTFGQSLEKNWQFEAVKNDSGVSLYSIQDSDEFQLKDGEFEYSIKAIDTLGDFSGNYMFQNNLLVLYYDTPIEKIERFKISELTDSTLVFANKDKSFSFINTSEISTPILSEDVSGSIVPSQGFSMNSLWRGTLGMVSLIFIAFLFSSNRKAINWKTVGLGLAFQLVIAIGVLKVGFVKTAFEMIGKGFIEILSYTQAGSEFLFGGMLDVNSFGFIFAFQVLPTIIFFSALTSVLFYLGLIQKVVKAMGWLLTKLLGISGAESLSVAGNIFLGQTEAPLLIKAYLEKMNKSEILLVMIGGMATVAGAVLAAYIGFLGGEDEALQLFYAKHLLAASVMAAPGAIVISKILFPQTEKIDTDVHVSQEKIGSNFLDAIANGTTEGLRLAVNVGAMLLVFVAFIAMANGILGLIGNVTSLNGIIAANTPYEALSLELILGYIFAPLMWLIGVAIEDMALMGQLLGIKLAASEFIGYIQLADLKNAANATHLKYEKSIIMATYMLCGFANFASIGIQIGGIGSLAPGQRTQLSKFGIKALIGGTIASLISATIAGTIIG; this comes from the coding sequence ATGAAGCATTTTCTACTAGCTATTACAGCTATTTTTTTTGGAATTACCTTGACGTTTGGTCAAAGCTTAGAAAAAAATTGGCAATTTGAAGCTGTAAAAAATGATTCGGGTGTTAGCTTGTATTCCATTCAAGATTCAGATGAATTCCAACTCAAAGATGGAGAATTCGAATATTCAATTAAGGCGATAGATACCTTGGGGGATTTTTCTGGAAACTATATGTTTCAGAATAATTTATTGGTGCTTTATTATGATACTCCAATTGAAAAAATCGAGCGTTTTAAAATTTCAGAATTAACAGATAGCACGCTCGTATTTGCAAATAAAGACAAGAGTTTTAGTTTTATAAATACTTCGGAAATATCAACTCCCATCTTAAGTGAGGACGTTTCAGGTAGTATTGTACCAAGTCAGGGATTTTCTATGAACAGTTTGTGGAGAGGTACCCTAGGCATGGTTTCCTTGATTTTTATTGCGTTTTTATTTAGTAGTAACCGTAAAGCGATCAACTGGAAAACTGTTGGTTTAGGTTTAGCTTTTCAATTAGTTATTGCCATTGGTGTTTTAAAAGTTGGGTTTGTAAAAACTGCTTTTGAAATGATAGGAAAAGGTTTTATAGAAATTTTAAGCTACACACAAGCAGGTAGTGAGTTTTTATTTGGTGGTATGCTGGACGTGAATTCCTTTGGGTTCATTTTTGCTTTTCAAGTACTTCCAACCATTATATTCTTTTCTGCTTTAACCTCAGTCTTATTTTATTTAGGCTTAATTCAAAAAGTTGTAAAAGCTATGGGTTGGTTGCTCACAAAACTTTTAGGAATTTCTGGAGCAGAAAGCTTAAGTGTTGCAGGTAATATCTTTTTAGGACAAACAGAAGCGCCTTTATTGATTAAGGCCTACTTGGAAAAAATGAACAAGTCTGAAATTCTTTTGGTTATGATTGGCGGTATGGCAACCGTTGCTGGTGCTGTTCTTGCTGCATATATAGGTTTTTTAGGAGGTGAGGATGAAGCCTTACAATTATTTTATGCGAAACACTTATTGGCTGCATCTGTGATGGCTGCTCCTGGAGCAATCGTTATCTCTAAAATCTTATTTCCGCAGACAGAAAAAATTGATACAGATGTGCACGTATCTCAAGAAAAAATCGGTTCTAACTTTTTAGATGCCATTGCAAATGGCACAACCGAAGGACTTCGTCTCGCGGTCAACGTTGGTGCGATGCTGTTGGTATTTGTCGCATTTATTGCAATGGCAAATGGCATATTGGGACTTATTGGCAATGTGACCTCGCTTAACGGAATTATCGCTGCAAACACACCATATGAAGCCTTGTCATTAGAGCTTATTCTGGGCTATATATTTGCACCTTTGATGTGGCTTATAGGAGTTGCTATAGAAGATATGGCACTAATGGGACAACTTTTAGGTATAAAATTGGCAGCAAGTGAATTTATAGGTTATATTCAATTAGCAGATTTAAAAAATGCTGCAAATGCAACCCATTTAAAATATGAGAAATCTATTATTATGGCAACTTATATGCTTTGCGGTTTTGCTAATTTTGCATCTATCGGAATTCAAATTGGTGGTATTGGCTCTTTAGCGCCAGGACAACGAACACAACTATCAAAATTTGGCATCAAAGCTTTAATTGGAGGTACTATTGCATCATTGATCTCTGCTACAATCGCTGGA